A region from the Rhinoderma darwinii isolate aRhiDar2 chromosome 2, aRhiDar2.hap1, whole genome shotgun sequence genome encodes:
- the LOC142741611 gene encoding uncharacterized protein LOC142741611, producing the protein MLSPGLAVLPCLWAAWTFIGIITTYTMTMAEGHYETPLISISDTGAKIPESIVLMIVTTVSNLLKVAIMYVMYRLIEIRAAERQICGAIFRKLLLALGWTACVGNLIAIYLQESCVRNYIGFAAMLCTGLYSICLAGPLYTASRNVRCVRCTKAALSVLMFLAFLSKLACKMAMYALCTSDHCIQSAKTSLTILEWLVLFSSCISQILLYRDFQVLTIKFRKSLKEDWIILRDDLEETSPSNEEKEPDPEKMGP; encoded by the exons ATGTTGAGCCCAGGCTTGGCTGTTCTGCCATGTCTCTGGGCAGCGTGGACCTTCATCGGTATTATTACCACTTACACCATGACTATGGCTGAAGGTCATTATGAGACACCATTGATAAGCATCAG CGACACTGGAGCGAAGATCCCAGAGTCCATAGTGCTGATGATAGTGACCACCGTCTCTAACCTACTAA AAGTCGCCATCATGTACGTAATGTACAGACTAATAGAGATCAGAGCGGCTGAGAGACAAATCTGTGGCGCCATCTTCCGGAAACTGCTGCTGGCTCTCGGATGGACGGCCTGTGTGGGGAACTTGATAGCCATATATTTACAG GAATCCTGTGTGAGAAATTATATTGGCTTTGCAGCAATGTTATGTACCGGACTCTACAGTATCTGCCTGGCAGGACCTCTGTACACGGCATCCAGGAACGTCCGCTGTGTACGCTGTACGAAAGCTGCCCTGTCTGTACTGATGTTTCTGGCCTTCCTGAGCA AGTTGGCATGTAAAATGGCTATGTATGCCCTCTGTACCAGCGATCACTGTATACAG tCTGCAAAAACGTCCCTAACAATCCTGGAATGGCTGGTGTTATTCAGCTCCTGTATAAGTCAAATCCTGCTGTATCGGGATTTCCAG GTTCTAACAATAAAATTCAGGAAGAGCCTAAAGGAGGACTGGATAATCCTGAGGGACGACCTGGAGGAAACATCACCCAGCAATGAAGAAAAGGAGCCAGACCCTGAGAAAATGGGGCCCTAG